One window of Lawsonibacter asaccharolyticus genomic DNA carries:
- a CDS encoding 1-deoxy-D-xylulose 5-phosphate reductoisomerase: MSRCISILGSTGSIGRQSLDVIAACGMRAAALTANRSVRELEEQARRFRPELAVLMEEDAAADLKVRLADTGVRVAAGMEGLLEAASLPGADTVLTAVVGMVGLRPTLAAIREGKRIALANKETLVCAGELVMSAAEASGAEILPVDSEHSALFQSLEGCRDRGGVKRLILTCSGGPFYGRTASELKGMTREDALQHPNWSMGAKITVDSATLMNKGLEFIEAMHLYHMPPEKISIVIHRESIIHSLVEYCDNAMIAQLGTPDMRLPIQYALTWPERIPGPASPLDLWNCGPLTFGTPDLDTFRCLPLALEAARTGGTAGAILNGANEAAVARFLEGKIGFLDIAEQVARAMDQVPVVQRPTLEDILEADRAARAV, translated from the coding sequence ATGAGCAGATGTATTTCAATATTGGGCTCCACCGGTTCCATCGGGCGGCAATCATTGGATGTGATTGCCGCCTGTGGCATGCGTGCGGCGGCGCTGACTGCCAACCGGAGCGTCCGGGAGCTGGAGGAGCAGGCACGCCGGTTCCGGCCGGAGCTGGCCGTCCTGATGGAGGAGGACGCCGCAGCTGATCTGAAGGTCCGCCTGGCGGACACGGGGGTCCGGGTGGCCGCCGGAATGGAGGGGCTGCTGGAGGCCGCCTCCCTGCCCGGTGCGGACACTGTGCTCACCGCAGTGGTGGGGATGGTGGGGCTGCGCCCCACCCTGGCCGCCATCCGGGAGGGAAAGCGCATCGCCCTGGCCAACAAGGAGACCCTGGTATGTGCGGGGGAGCTGGTGATGTCGGCAGCGGAGGCGTCCGGCGCGGAGATCCTGCCGGTGGACTCGGAGCACTCCGCCCTCTTCCAGAGCCTGGAGGGCTGCCGGGACCGGGGAGGTGTGAAGAGGCTGATCCTGACCTGCTCCGGGGGGCCCTTTTATGGGCGTACGGCCTCAGAGCTGAAAGGAATGACAAGGGAGGACGCCTTACAGCATCCAAACTGGTCCATGGGGGCCAAGATCACTGTGGATTCCGCCACTCTAATGAATAAGGGCCTGGAATTTATCGAGGCGATGCACCTGTACCACATGCCTCCGGAGAAAATTTCCATTGTGATTCACCGGGAGAGTATTATCCACTCCCTTGTGGAATACTGTGATAATGCCATGATCGCCCAGCTGGGGACGCCGGACATGCGTCTGCCCATCCAATACGCCCTAACCTGGCCTGAGCGCATCCCAGGACCGGCATCACCGCTGGACCTGTGGAACTGTGGGCCGCTCACCTTCGGCACGCCGGATCTGGATACATTCCGCTGCCTTCCCCTGGCACTGGAGGCAGCGCGGACAGGCGGCACAGCGGGGGCCATCTTAAACGGGGCCAATGAGGCGGCGGTGGCCCGGTTCCTGGAGGGGAAGATCGGGTTCCTGGACATCGCAGAACAGGTCGCCCGGGCCATGGATCAGGTCCCTGTGGTCCAGCGGCCCACTCTGGAGGACATTCTGGAGGCGGACCGGGCGGCCCGCGCCGTATGA